The proteins below are encoded in one region of Bacillus vallismortis:
- a CDS encoding endospore germination permease, producing the protein MNKKTSAYQGLFFGALYTLAVGLKHAPILMIESAKQNAWHSYILGVIIVIPVLWLMHRLMKKQDKNIYELLSDSSPIAGRFIIFLFSLYFLLINAHDIRFFINLINILFLPRTPMAVIGGAIIFVAICMAREGKETLTRMAQIFLIPFGALFLLLPFMLAAQIELQNITPVLEGPIQYLQSGFYAFGTMGELIILPLLFSSRSVPLKHTIFAILLGAFLLGVMLFCSIAVFGPNLTSTFFDPAYMVIRQIRITDFLDRSDLIIAAFWIPVIMVKIAGSLYIVVYGLSFLHSKIDLNAMYTPTGMFSLVCSFWFFLNTNQLIDFNRIKPIINVVISLLLPLFIYFIIKSKAMFGAKAKH; encoded by the coding sequence ATGAACAAGAAGACTTCTGCCTATCAAGGATTATTTTTCGGAGCGCTGTATACGTTAGCAGTCGGACTGAAGCATGCCCCGATCCTCATGATCGAATCGGCAAAACAAAACGCCTGGCACAGCTACATTCTAGGCGTTATCATCGTCATTCCGGTACTCTGGCTGATGCACAGGCTAATGAAAAAACAGGATAAAAATATCTATGAGCTACTGAGTGATTCCTCACCTATCGCCGGCCGGTTTATCATTTTTCTATTTTCTTTGTATTTCCTGTTAATCAATGCTCATGATATCCGTTTTTTCATCAATCTGATTAATATTTTATTTCTCCCTAGAACACCGATGGCCGTTATTGGCGGCGCCATTATTTTTGTGGCGATCTGTATGGCCAGAGAAGGAAAAGAAACGTTAACGAGAATGGCTCAGATCTTTTTAATTCCATTCGGGGCCTTGTTCTTACTCCTTCCTTTTATGCTGGCCGCACAAATTGAGCTGCAAAATATAACACCGGTCCTTGAAGGGCCAATCCAATATCTTCAATCAGGTTTTTACGCCTTTGGGACAATGGGTGAATTAATCATCCTGCCGCTCCTCTTCTCAAGCCGGAGCGTTCCGCTGAAACACACCATTTTCGCGATACTGCTGGGAGCTTTTTTGCTTGGTGTAATGTTATTTTGTTCTATTGCTGTCTTCGGTCCCAACCTGACATCTACTTTTTTTGATCCGGCTTATATGGTGATCAGACAGATCCGAATTACTGATTTTCTGGATCGTTCAGACCTGATCATCGCGGCCTTCTGGATTCCGGTCATTATGGTGAAGATAGCCGGTTCACTTTATATTGTGGTATACGGGCTTTCCTTTTTACACTCAAAAATCGACCTGAACGCCATGTATACACCAACCGGCATGTTTTCGCTCGTATGCAGCTTTTGGTTCTTCCTAAATACAAATCAGCTGATCGACTTTAACCGAATCAAGCCGATCATCAATGTAGTCATTTCTCTTTTGCTTCCTTTATTCATCTATTTCATCATCAAAAGCAAAGCGATGTTCGGCGCCAAAGCAAAACACTAA
- a CDS encoding alanine/glycine:cation symporter family protein: MERLLEWVERISDWLWGPPLIILLTGTGLYFTILLKCFQFRYPLYIFKQTIGSVGKKPKGEGTVTPLQALTSALSSTIGAANIVGVPAAIMFGGPGAVFWMWFIALFAMAIKFSESVLAVHYREKNEQGEFVGGPMYYITKGLRMKWLGVFFSVALIVELIPSIMVQGNSVSVSLAETFSFNKIYAGIGIAFLIGLVVIGGVKRIGKVTEFVVPIMAGAYVGAGLLIFLTNLSAVPAFFSLIFSNAFTSTSAVGGFAGAALAETVRWGFARGLYSNEAGMGTAPIAHAAAMTDHPVRQGFWSVIGIVIDTLIVCTTTAFIVITSGVWTGGNASNDPAALTTDAFQHYYGSGGGYFVSISLVFFVISTIMVVIFYGVKQAEFLFGRLAGHVIKIVYLAAIIIGAAGGAKAIWGFLDLALVFIVVPNVIALLLLSRKVKALYTEFFTSEQYYLKDRGKTKQNAVYETKEAKNS, translated from the coding sequence ATGGAACGACTATTAGAATGGGTAGAGCGTATATCTGATTGGCTGTGGGGGCCGCCGCTAATCATTTTGCTGACGGGAACGGGATTGTATTTCACCATTTTGCTGAAATGTTTTCAATTTCGTTATCCTTTATATATCTTTAAGCAAACGATTGGCAGCGTAGGAAAGAAGCCGAAGGGAGAGGGAACAGTCACACCGCTTCAGGCATTGACGTCCGCCCTCAGCTCAACAATCGGCGCGGCGAACATTGTCGGTGTGCCTGCCGCTATTATGTTTGGCGGCCCCGGAGCGGTTTTTTGGATGTGGTTTATTGCCTTATTTGCCATGGCGATTAAGTTTTCTGAAAGTGTGCTTGCTGTTCATTACAGGGAAAAAAATGAGCAGGGGGAGTTTGTCGGAGGACCGATGTATTACATAACAAAAGGGCTGCGGATGAAGTGGCTGGGCGTATTTTTCTCTGTTGCGCTGATCGTGGAACTGATCCCAAGCATTATGGTTCAAGGGAATTCGGTTTCAGTCTCTCTTGCCGAAACGTTTTCTTTCAATAAAATATACGCGGGAATCGGAATTGCGTTTTTGATTGGATTAGTGGTAATAGGAGGGGTAAAGCGGATTGGAAAAGTAACAGAGTTCGTCGTGCCTATTATGGCAGGGGCATATGTTGGGGCCGGCCTCCTGATTTTTCTCACGAATCTTTCAGCGGTTCCGGCGTTTTTCTCTCTTATCTTTTCGAATGCGTTTACCTCAACTTCAGCAGTTGGAGGGTTCGCTGGCGCTGCGCTGGCTGAAACCGTTCGCTGGGGCTTTGCCCGCGGGCTGTATTCTAATGAAGCCGGAATGGGAACAGCCCCGATTGCACATGCGGCGGCCATGACGGATCACCCTGTGAGGCAAGGGTTTTGGTCTGTGATCGGCATTGTCATTGACACCTTGATCGTCTGCACCACCACGGCGTTTATCGTCATTACATCCGGTGTTTGGACAGGGGGAAATGCCTCAAATGATCCGGCGGCACTGACGACGGATGCATTCCAGCACTATTATGGTTCTGGAGGAGGGTACTTCGTCTCGATTTCCCTTGTCTTCTTTGTGATATCGACCATTATGGTTGTTATTTTTTACGGCGTGAAGCAAGCTGAATTTCTGTTCGGGCGGCTGGCAGGACATGTGATCAAAATCGTTTATTTAGCGGCTATCATCATAGGGGCCGCAGGCGGAGCAAAAGCCATCTGGGGCTTTCTGGACTTAGCATTGGTTTTTATCGTCGTTCCGAATGTCATCGCATTGCTGTTATTAAGCAGAAAGGTAAAAGCGCTGTATACCGAGTTTTTCACATCTGAACAGTACTACTTGAAAGACAGGGGAAAAACGAAACAGAATGCTGTTTATGAGACAAAAGAAGCCAAAAACTCTTAG
- a CDS encoding DUF1992 domain-containing protein, whose protein sequence is MDFSHIVSEDKIKRAIKDGDFENLPGMGKPLPKDDAAHLPESLRMSYRMLKNAGMAEDEGALKKELMTIDHLIAKCLDEKEREQLIGKKTEKQMMLDKLVDKKGMFSKPASAFYKNKVYDRLGRDRPSSS, encoded by the coding sequence ATGGATTTTTCCCATATTGTGTCTGAAGATAAAATAAAGCGGGCTATCAAAGACGGAGATTTTGAAAACCTGCCGGGAATGGGAAAACCGCTGCCCAAGGATGACGCGGCACACTTGCCGGAATCGCTCCGCATGAGCTACCGTATGTTAAAAAATGCGGGAATGGCAGAGGACGAGGGCGCGCTCAAAAAAGAACTCATGACCATCGACCATCTCATCGCAAAGTGCCTTGACGAAAAAGAACGGGAACAATTAATCGGAAAAAAAACCGAAAAGCAGATGATGCTTGATAAGCTTGTCGACAAAAAAGGCATGTTTTCAAAGCCGGCATCCGCTTTTTACAAAAATAAAGTATATGATCGGCTTGGACGAGACAGACCTTCTTCCAGCTGA
- the ltaS gene encoding lipoteichoic acid synthase: protein MKTFIKQRGLAFFLIAVVLLWIKTYVGYVLNFNLGIDNTIQKILLFVNPLSSSLFFLGFGLLFKKKLQQTAIIVIHFLMSFLLYANIVYYRFFNDFITIPVIMQAKTNGGQLGDSAFSLMGPADVFYFIDTIILIILAIKVNKPAETSNKKSFRIVLASSILVFLINLAVAESDRPELLTRSFDRNYLVKYLGTYNFTIYDAVQNIKSNSQRALADSSDVTEVENYMKANYDVPNNVYFGKAEGKNVIYVSLESLQTFAIDYKIDGKEVTPFLNKLAHDNETFYFDNFFHQTGQGKTSDAEFMMENSLYPLAQGSVFVNKAQNTLQSVPAILKSKDYTSAAFHGNTQTFWNRNEMYKAEGIDKFFDSAYYDMNEENTKNYGMKDKPFFKESMPLLESLPQPFYTKFITLSNHFPFGMDEGDTDFPAGDFGDSVVNNYFQSAHYLDQSIEQFFNDLKKDGLYDQSVIVMYGDHYGISENHNKAMAKVLGKDEITDYDNAQLQRVPLFIHAAGVKGEKVHKYAGDVDVAPTILHLLGVDTKDYLMSGSDILSKEHREVIPFRNGDFVSPKYTKVSGKYYDTKTGKELDESEVDKSEDSLVKKELEMSDKIINGDLLRFYEPKGFTKVNPADYDYTKRDEDSSETSTDVEEK, encoded by the coding sequence ATGAAAACATTTATAAAACAAAGAGGACTGGCCTTCTTCCTCATCGCGGTCGTCCTATTATGGATCAAAACATATGTCGGTTATGTCCTGAATTTCAACTTAGGAATAGACAACACGATACAAAAAATATTGCTTTTTGTGAATCCTCTCAGCTCAAGCTTGTTCTTTCTTGGCTTTGGACTCTTGTTCAAGAAAAAATTACAGCAGACAGCCATTATAGTGATTCATTTTTTAATGTCTTTTTTACTGTACGCAAACATTGTGTACTACAGATTTTTCAATGATTTTATTACCATTCCGGTCATTATGCAGGCTAAAACAAACGGAGGCCAACTCGGTGACAGCGCATTTTCGCTGATGGGACCAGCTGACGTCTTTTACTTTATCGATACGATTATTCTGATCATCTTGGCGATCAAAGTGAACAAGCCTGCCGAAACGTCGAACAAAAAATCATTCCGAATCGTTCTTGCATCTTCCATTCTTGTTTTCCTTATCAACCTGGCAGTTGCGGAATCAGACCGTCCTGAATTGCTCACAAGATCATTCGACCGAAACTATCTTGTGAAATACTTGGGAACATACAATTTCACGATTTATGACGCTGTCCAAAATATCAAATCCAACAGCCAGCGCGCGCTTGCCGATTCCAGCGACGTGACGGAAGTGGAAAACTACATGAAAGCCAATTACGACGTGCCGAATAACGTGTATTTCGGCAAAGCGGAAGGTAAAAACGTGATTTACGTTTCACTTGAATCCTTGCAGACCTTTGCCATCGACTACAAAATTGACGGCAAAGAAGTCACACCGTTCTTAAATAAACTGGCACATGATAACGAAACGTTCTACTTTGATAACTTTTTCCACCAAACGGGACAGGGTAAAACATCCGATGCGGAATTTATGATGGAAAACTCTCTGTACCCGCTGGCTCAAGGTTCCGTTTTCGTAAACAAAGCGCAAAACACGCTTCAATCCGTTCCTGCGATTCTGAAGTCTAAGGATTACACATCTGCCGCGTTCCACGGAAACACGCAGACGTTCTGGAACCGTAACGAAATGTACAAAGCGGAAGGCATCGATAAGTTCTTCGATTCTGCCTACTATGACATGAACGAAGAAAACACGAAAAACTACGGCATGAAAGACAAACCGTTCTTCAAAGAATCAATGCCGCTGTTGGAAAGCCTGCCGCAGCCATTCTATACGAAGTTCATTACCCTATCTAACCACTTCCCATTCGGAATGGATGAAGGGGATACAGACTTCCCGGCTGGAGACTTTGGTGACTCTGTCGTCAACAACTACTTCCAGTCAGCCCACTACCTTGATCAGTCCATTGAACAATTCTTCAATGACTTGAAAAAAGACGGGCTATATGACCAATCGGTTATCGTGATGTACGGAGACCACTACGGCATCTCAGAAAACCACAATAAAGCGATGGCCAAAGTGCTTGGCAAAGATGAAATTACCGATTATGACAACGCTCAGCTTCAACGGGTTCCGCTCTTTATCCACGCTGCCGGCGTGAAGGGCGAGAAAGTTCATAAATATGCCGGAGACGTCGATGTGGCTCCTACCATCCTGCATTTGCTCGGAGTGGATACGAAAGACTATCTGATGTCCGGTTCTGATATCTTATCGAAAGAACACCGTGAAGTGATTCCGTTCCGTAACGGAGACTTTGTTTCACCGAAGTACACGAAAGTATCCGGAAAGTATTACGATACGAAAACCGGAAAAGAGCTTGATGAATCTGAAGTCGACAAATCAGAAGACTCACTCGTCAAGAAGGAACTTGAAATGTCCGATAAAATCATAAACGGAGACCTGCTGCGTTTCTACGAGCCAAAAGGCTTTACGAAGGTAAACCCTGCTGATTATGATTACACAAAACGTGACGAAGATTCTTCCGAAACGTCAACGGATGTTGAAGAGAAATAA
- the nagE gene encoding N-acetylglucosamine-specific PTS transporter subunit IIBC: MLSFLQKLGKSFMLPIAVLPAVGIILALGREDVLNIPFVYQAGTAVFDHLPLIFAIGIAIGISKDSNGAAGLSGAISYLMLDAATKTIDKTNNMAVFGGIIAGLIAGYTYNRFKDTKLPEYLGFFSGRRLVPIVTAIITIILAGIFGAVWPPIQSGINAFGEWMLGLGGIGAGIFGLFNRLLIPLGLHHVLNNIFWFQFGEYNGVTGDLARFFAKDPTAGTYMTGFFPIMMFGLPAACLAMIVTAKPSKRKATAGMMIGFALTAFITGITEPIEFAFMFLSPLLYAVHAVLTGLSLFLVNWLGIRSGFSFSAGAIDYVLSYGIAEKPLLLLLVGICYAAVYFIVFYVLIKALNLKTPGREDDDVDEVLDENTVQDVNENIMLKGLGGKENLQTIDHCATRLRLTVKDTALVDEALLKKAGAKGVVKSGGQSVQVIIGPNVEFAAEELRAAVK; the protein is encoded by the coding sequence ATGCTTTCATTTTTACAAAAGCTCGGGAAGTCATTTATGCTCCCGATTGCGGTTCTGCCTGCAGTTGGAATAATCCTTGCGCTTGGCAGAGAGGATGTATTGAATATCCCGTTTGTCTATCAAGCGGGGACGGCAGTTTTTGATCATCTGCCGCTCATTTTCGCGATCGGAATTGCGATCGGCATTTCAAAGGACAGCAATGGGGCCGCGGGGTTGTCAGGAGCGATTTCATATTTGATGCTGGACGCGGCAACAAAGACCATTGATAAAACAAACAACATGGCGGTGTTCGGGGGAATCATTGCCGGTTTAATTGCCGGTTATACTTATAACCGCTTCAAGGATACAAAGCTGCCTGAATATCTGGGTTTCTTCAGCGGCAGACGGCTTGTGCCGATTGTAACAGCCATCATTACGATTATTTTAGCGGGCATTTTTGGAGCCGTTTGGCCGCCGATTCAATCGGGCATTAACGCGTTTGGAGAATGGATGCTTGGACTCGGCGGCATCGGGGCAGGCATATTCGGTTTGTTCAACAGGCTGTTAATTCCGCTTGGCCTTCACCACGTGCTCAACAATATTTTCTGGTTCCAATTCGGAGAATATAACGGAGTGACAGGAGACTTGGCGCGCTTTTTCGCGAAAGACCCGACGGCGGGCACATATATGACGGGCTTCTTCCCCATCATGATGTTCGGTCTTCCGGCTGCGTGTCTGGCGATGATTGTGACTGCAAAGCCGTCAAAGCGGAAAGCGACGGCGGGAATGATGATCGGATTTGCCTTGACTGCGTTTATCACAGGGATTACGGAGCCGATTGAGTTTGCTTTTATGTTTTTATCCCCGCTATTATATGCTGTTCACGCAGTCTTAACCGGGCTGTCTTTATTTCTCGTCAACTGGCTCGGCATCCGCTCCGGCTTCTCTTTTTCAGCCGGAGCCATCGATTATGTGCTCAGTTACGGAATCGCTGAGAAGCCGCTTCTGCTTCTATTGGTAGGTATATGCTATGCGGCTGTATACTTTATCGTGTTTTATGTGCTGATTAAGGCATTGAATTTAAAAACGCCGGGACGGGAAGATGATGATGTGGATGAAGTGCTTGATGAAAACACTGTTCAGGATGTCAATGAAAACATCATGCTGAAAGGGCTTGGCGGAAAAGAAAATCTTCAAACGATTGATCATTGCGCGACAAGGCTGCGGCTGACTGTGAAGGATACCGCTTTGGTTGATGAAGCGCTGTTAAAGAAAGCGGGCGCAAAAGGGGTCGTCAAATCAGGCGGGCAATCGGTTCAAGTCATCATTGGGCCAAATGTGGAATTTGCGGCGGAGGAATTGAGAGCTGCTGTGAAATAA
- the map gene encoding type I methionyl aminopeptidase, whose protein sequence is MIVTTDQELEGLKKIGRIVALAREEMKQKAEPGMSTKDLDLIGKAVLDEHGAVSAPEKEYDFPGVTCISVNDEVAHGIPSTSKILKTGDLVNIDISAEFGGFYSDTGISFVLGEGEERLHKLCQCAENAFQKGLQQAKAGKRQNQIGRAVYHEARSQGFTVIKTLTGHGIGRSLHEAPNHIMNYYDPFDNALFKNGTVIALEPFISTKAETIVEAGDGWTFKTPDKSMVAQVEHTIVITKDEPIILTKL, encoded by the coding sequence ATGATTGTAACAACCGATCAAGAATTAGAAGGCCTGAAAAAAATCGGAAGAATCGTCGCGCTTGCGCGTGAAGAAATGAAACAAAAAGCGGAGCCCGGCATGAGCACAAAAGACCTTGACCTTATCGGGAAAGCAGTGCTTGATGAGCACGGTGCCGTTTCAGCTCCTGAGAAGGAATATGATTTTCCGGGCGTGACATGCATCAGCGTAAATGATGAAGTGGCTCACGGCATACCCAGCACTTCCAAAATTCTAAAAACGGGAGATCTTGTGAACATTGACATCTCTGCAGAATTTGGCGGCTTCTATTCCGACACAGGCATCTCATTTGTGCTCGGCGAAGGGGAAGAACGCCTTCATAAGCTTTGCCAATGCGCGGAAAACGCTTTTCAAAAAGGGCTGCAGCAGGCAAAAGCAGGCAAGCGCCAAAACCAAATCGGAAGAGCCGTGTATCATGAAGCTCGCTCTCAAGGCTTTACCGTCATCAAAACCCTGACCGGCCACGGAATCGGCAGAAGCCTGCATGAAGCGCCGAACCACATCATGAACTATTATGACCCATTTGATAACGCGCTTTTCAAAAACGGCACAGTCATCGCGCTTGAACCGTTTATTTCAACAAAAGCAGAAACGATTGTTGAAGCTGGAGACGGCTGGACGTTCAAGACGCCAGATAAAAGCATGGTTGCCCAGGTTGAACACACCATCGTCATCACAAAAGATGAACCGATTATTCTGACGAAGCTGTAA
- a CDS encoding DUF3243 domain-containing protein — MNRDPEKIQIENEMHAMHGLTKEEILKDFEEFKDYLSKQVNRGKKLGLDDGKLVKSAAILGDYLAKHEEPHNSEEMLLQELWSVADEDEKKHLAQLLVKLVDKQ; from the coding sequence ATGAACAGAGATCCAGAAAAAATCCAAATTGAAAACGAAATGCATGCCATGCATGGCTTAACAAAAGAAGAAATCTTAAAAGACTTTGAGGAATTTAAAGACTACCTGAGTAAACAAGTCAACCGAGGCAAAAAACTGGGATTGGACGACGGCAAACTGGTCAAAAGCGCCGCGATTCTGGGAGATTACCTCGCGAAGCATGAAGAGCCGCACAACAGTGAAGAAATGCTGCTGCAAGAGCTTTGGAGCGTTGCGGACGAAGACGAGAAAAAACATTTGGCACAGCTGCTGGTCAAATTGGTTGATAAGCAATAA
- a CDS encoding YflJ family protein has protein sequence MHYGSKGWYVAELKKQGITHHEGRKLQSYKTHFLANLLETKKN, from the coding sequence ATGCATTACGGCAGTAAAGGCTGGTATGTGGCAGAATTAAAAAAGCAGGGGATCACGCACCATGAAGGAAGAAAGCTTCAAAGCTATAAAACCCATTTTCTTGCCAACCTGCTTGAAACTAAGAAAAATTAA
- a CDS encoding MOSC domain-containing protein, producing the protein MKPPHYSVLSLNLGKPQTLEYDGRKIETGIMKQPAASAVMLYRENFEGDGQADLMNHGGPDKAVCVYPAEHYPFWEDFLSRPLPSAAFGENLTVMGLTEENICIGDVFQLDEAVVQVSQPRQPCVKLAKKFGVKEMVLKVQQTGYTGFYFRVLEEGRVAPGAKLELLSRGEKDISVQFANRIKYHDVNNLAAIERILSEDTLSESWRASFLKKRDRLQPAE; encoded by the coding sequence ATGAAACCACCGCACTATTCAGTGCTTTCACTTAACCTCGGGAAGCCGCAAACGCTTGAATATGACGGAAGAAAAATCGAAACTGGCATCATGAAGCAGCCGGCTGCTTCAGCTGTCATGCTGTATCGGGAGAATTTTGAAGGAGACGGACAGGCGGATCTCATGAACCATGGAGGACCTGATAAGGCCGTCTGTGTCTATCCGGCGGAGCATTATCCGTTTTGGGAAGATTTCCTCTCAAGGCCGCTGCCAAGCGCTGCGTTTGGTGAAAATCTGACCGTCATGGGCCTGACCGAGGAGAATATTTGCATCGGGGATGTGTTTCAGCTTGATGAAGCTGTTGTTCAGGTCAGCCAGCCGCGTCAGCCATGTGTTAAGCTGGCAAAAAAATTTGGCGTGAAGGAAATGGTGCTGAAGGTTCAGCAAACGGGCTATACCGGTTTTTATTTTCGTGTGCTGGAAGAGGGCAGGGTGGCTCCCGGCGCTAAACTGGAGTTGCTGTCCAGAGGCGAGAAAGACATATCCGTTCAATTTGCTAACCGTATCAAATACCATGATGTGAACAATCTCGCTGCCATTGAACGGATACTAAGTGAAGACACACTGTCGGAAAGCTGGAGAGCGTCCTTTTTGAAAAAGAGGGACAGGCTGCAGCCCGCTGAATAG
- a CDS encoding acylphosphatase: MLQYRIVADGRVQGVGFRYFVQMEADKRKLAGWVKNRDDGRVEILAEGPENTLQSFLEAVKKGSPFSKVTDLSVTESSTLEGHHRFSIVYS; the protein is encoded by the coding sequence ATGCTTCAATATCGAATCGTTGCAGACGGCCGGGTTCAAGGTGTGGGCTTTCGCTATTTTGTTCAAATGGAAGCTGACAAGCGAAAACTGGCCGGCTGGGTCAAAAACCGTGATGACGGCCGTGTCGAGATTTTGGCGGAAGGCCCGGAAAACACGTTACAATCGTTTCTTGAGGCTGTAAAGAAAGGCAGCCCTTTCTCAAAGGTTACCGATCTCTCAGTCACTGAATCCAGCACCCTTGAAGGCCATCATCGATTTTCCATTGTTTACTCGTAA
- the nosA gene encoding nitric oxide synthase, whose amino-acid sequence MEEKEILWNEAKAFIAACYQELGKEEEVKGRLDSIKNEIDRTGSYTHTKEELAHGAKMAWRNSNRCIGRLFWNSLNVIDRRDVRTKEDVRDALFHHIETATNNGKIRPTITIFPPEENGEKQVEIWNHQLIRYAGYESGGERIGDPASRSLTAACEQLGWRGERTDFDLLPLIFRMKGDQQPVWYELPRSLVIEVPIIHPDIEAFSDLGLKWYGVPIISDMKLEIGGIHYNAAPFNGWYMGTEIGARNLADEKRYDKLKKVASVIGIAADYNADLWKDQALVELNKAVLHSYKKQGVSIVDHHTAASQFKRFEEQEEEAGRELTGDWTWLIPPISPAATHIFHRSYDNSIVKPNYFYQDKPYE is encoded by the coding sequence TTGGAAGAAAAAGAAATACTCTGGAACGAAGCGAAAGCGTTTATTGCCGCATGCTATCAGGAATTGGGGAAGGAAGAGGAAGTGAAAGGCCGTCTCGATAGCATAAAAAATGAAATTGACCGGACCGGGAGCTATACACATACGAAGGAAGAGCTTGCGCACGGAGCGAAAATGGCTTGGAGAAACAGCAATCGCTGCATCGGCAGATTGTTCTGGAATTCTCTGAATGTCATCGACAGGCGTGACGTCCGGACGAAGGAGGATGTGAGGGATGCCCTTTTTCATCACATTGAAACCGCCACAAATAACGGGAAAATCAGGCCGACCATTACGATTTTTCCTCCGGAAGAGAATGGTGAAAAGCAAGTCGAGATTTGGAATCATCAGCTGATACGGTATGCTGGTTATGAGTCAGGCGGAGAAAGAATCGGCGACCCGGCTTCCCGGTCCCTGACCGCAGCCTGCGAGCAGCTTGGCTGGCGCGGAGAGCGAACCGATTTTGACCTGCTGCCGCTCATTTTTCGCATGAAAGGCGATCAACAGCCGGTCTGGTATGAACTGCCGCGTTCACTTGTGATTGAGGTTCCCATCATACATCCGGACATCGAAGCGTTTTCTGATCTGGGGCTGAAATGGTATGGCGTGCCGATTATTTCTGATATGAAGCTCGAGATCGGAGGCATTCATTATAATGCCGCGCCGTTTAACGGCTGGTACATGGGCACGGAGATCGGAGCAAGAAATCTGGCAGATGAAAAGCGATATGACAAGCTCAAAAAAGTGGCGTCCGTTATCGGCATCGCCGCTGATTACAATGCTGATTTATGGAAGGATCAAGCGCTTGTTGAACTGAATAAAGCGGTGCTGCACTCGTACAAAAAGCAAGGTGTCAGCATCGTTGACCATCATACGGCTGCAAGCCAGTTTAAACGGTTTGAAGAACAGGAGGAAGAAGCGGGCAGGGAATTGACGGGGGACTGGACGTGGCTGATTCCGCCGATTTCACCCGCTGCCACTCATATCTTCCACCGTTCCTATGATAACTCAATCGTTAAGCCGAATTACTTTTATCAGGATAAGCCTTACGAGTAA
- a CDS encoding MBL fold metallo-hydrolase, with product MSDPYMPLTSVRSGTGFEAAKGVHGLTVQIANVYFIQLPSEPHSIVLIDAGMPQSADMIVDEAKQRFGDDFQLKAIILTHGHFDHIGAIEELLAHWDVPVYIHSREMPYVTGKEDYPPARPDSKSGLVAKLSPLFPRHAIDISSHVQALPEDGSVPFLDEWMWIATPGHTPGHISLFREDGRVLVAGDAVITVEQEKMADVLIQKQELHGPPAYFTPDTETAAESIQKLAGLEPEALLTGHGIPMAGKNFRSELTELANRLSSL from the coding sequence ATGAGTGATCCTTATATGCCGCTGACTTCAGTCAGAAGCGGAACGGGGTTTGAAGCGGCAAAAGGAGTGCACGGCTTAACCGTGCAAATTGCAAATGTCTATTTTATTCAGCTGCCTTCTGAACCTCACTCAATTGTTTTAATTGATGCCGGCATGCCTCAATCAGCCGACATGATTGTAGATGAAGCCAAACAACGATTTGGCGATGATTTTCAGCTGAAGGCGATTATCCTTACACACGGGCACTTTGATCATATCGGGGCGATAGAAGAACTCCTTGCGCATTGGGATGTCCCTGTTTATATCCATTCTCGGGAAATGCCATATGTAACAGGCAAAGAAGATTATCCACCGGCCCGTCCTGACAGCAAGAGCGGGCTGGTCGCCAAGCTGTCGCCGCTGTTTCCCCGGCACGCCATCGATATTTCTTCACATGTGCAGGCACTGCCGGAAGACGGCTCTGTACCGTTTCTTGACGAATGGATGTGGATCGCGACTCCCGGACACACCCCCGGCCATATTTCGTTATTTCGTGAGGACGGGCGTGTGCTTGTGGCAGGCGATGCTGTCATAACAGTGGAGCAGGAGAAAATGGCTGATGTCTTGATTCAAAAACAGGAGCTTCATGGGCCGCCGGCTTATTTTACGCCTGACACAGAGACGGCGGCTGAATCCATTCAGAAGCTGGCCGGACTTGAACCGGAAGCGCTGCTGACCGGACACGGCATACCGATGGCCGGCAAAAACTTTCGCAGCGAGTTAACTGAACTGGCAAACCGCTTATCGTCTCTTTGA